One genomic segment of Arthrobacter sp. zg-Y1110 includes these proteins:
- a CDS encoding nucleotide exchange factor GrpE — MPAENEHGNTPEGEEPVNGQDTPGTGETADSANGGAAGEEASASAPAAGAEGDALSQAEQILNNADVPAQPAASGSPEAAELRNDLLRLQAEYVNYRKRVERDRDVAREMAVIGVLNSLMPVLDDIDAARQHGDLAEGPFAAIATKLENSLKTYGLSRIDETGVEFDPNIHEALIQQQSADVTFDTVTQILRAGYKSGDRVLRAAQVIVSVPEQ; from the coding sequence ATGCCGGCGGAAAACGAGCACGGGAACACTCCCGAAGGTGAAGAGCCCGTAAACGGCCAGGACACGCCCGGCACGGGCGAGACTGCGGATTCCGCCAACGGTGGCGCGGCAGGGGAGGAAGCTTCGGCTTCCGCCCCCGCCGCCGGAGCCGAGGGAGATGCACTCTCCCAGGCGGAGCAGATCCTGAACAACGCCGACGTACCGGCCCAGCCTGCCGCGTCCGGTTCGCCGGAGGCAGCTGAACTGCGCAACGACCTGCTGCGCCTGCAGGCCGAGTATGTGAACTACCGCAAGCGGGTGGAACGCGACCGCGACGTCGCCCGGGAGATGGCCGTCATCGGAGTCCTGAACTCCCTGATGCCCGTCCTGGACGACATTGACGCCGCACGCCAGCACGGCGACCTGGCGGAGGGACCCTTCGCCGCGATCGCCACCAAGCTGGAAAACTCGCTGAAAACGTACGGACTCAGCCGCATCGATGAGACCGGTGTGGAGTTCGATCCGAACATCCACGAGGCACTCATCCAGCAGCAGAGCGCGGACGTCACGTTCGATACGGTGACGCAGATCCTGAGGGCCGGCTACAAGTCCGGCGACCGGGTCCTGCGAGCCGCGCAGGTGATTGTTTCGGTTCCGGAACAGTAG
- a CDS encoding dihydrofolate reductase family protein has product MAGRVSIDLFMTLDGVAQAPGGPEEDLEGGFAYGGWQAPLLDETIGAQVDEGIQSMDALLLGRKTYDIFAAYWPHQLEGEDSGIARKFDAVPKYVASRGTPDLGRWRDSHLLDGDLAAALAGLRERHREIHVIGSIDFSRTLVAGGMFDSLNLWVNPVVVGPGKRLFPPDGPPAELRLLGAPEASEKGAVLLRYGWAGPTPGTGLVGS; this is encoded by the coding sequence ATGGCCGGCCGTGTTTCCATCGACCTCTTTATGACGCTGGACGGCGTCGCCCAGGCTCCGGGCGGCCCGGAGGAAGACCTGGAGGGCGGTTTCGCCTACGGCGGCTGGCAGGCTCCCCTGCTCGACGAAACCATCGGTGCCCAGGTGGACGAGGGCATCCAGTCCATGGACGCACTGCTCCTGGGGCGGAAGACATACGACATTTTCGCCGCCTACTGGCCGCACCAGCTGGAGGGTGAGGACTCCGGAATTGCACGCAAGTTCGATGCCGTCCCCAAATACGTCGCGTCGCGGGGAACCCCGGATCTGGGCCGGTGGCGGGACTCGCACCTCCTCGATGGAGACCTGGCGGCGGCGCTGGCAGGCTTACGGGAACGGCACCGGGAAATCCATGTCATCGGGAGCATCGACTTCTCGCGCACCCTCGTCGCGGGCGGCATGTTCGATTCCCTGAACCTGTGGGTGAATCCGGTGGTCGTCGGCCCCGGGAAACGCCTGTTCCCTCCGGACGGCCCGCCCGCGGAACTGAGACTGCTCGGGGCGCCGGAGGCTTCGGAAAAAGGAGCGGTCCTCCTGCGCTACGGCTGGGCGGGACCGACCCCCGGAACCGGACTCGTCGGGTCCTGA
- a CDS encoding bifunctional 2-polyprenyl-6-hydroxyphenol methylase/3-demethylubiquinol 3-O-methyltransferase UbiG → MTRSAEPSDSQPRDPAAVEELWDRRYAGSGELWSGQPNAVLVSEARGLRPARALDVGCGEGADALWLAEQGWDVTALDVSGVALARAARQAGLRSVRVDWVHAGLVEAALPPASFDLVSAQYPVLLRTDGNEAEHSLLRAVAPGGVLLWVHHPPPTAEEAKARGIDLHEYVGVADVAALLDDDWRIEVDETRPRHVASGAGAHHTEDVVLRARRLR, encoded by the coding sequence TTGACACGCAGCGCCGAGCCCTCCGATTCCCAGCCGCGGGATCCTGCAGCCGTCGAGGAGCTGTGGGACCGGCGCTACGCCGGCAGCGGCGAACTGTGGAGCGGGCAGCCCAATGCCGTGCTGGTCAGCGAGGCCCGGGGGCTCCGGCCCGCCCGCGCCTTGGATGTGGGCTGCGGCGAGGGTGCCGACGCCCTGTGGCTGGCGGAACAGGGGTGGGACGTCACTGCACTGGACGTCTCGGGGGTAGCCCTCGCCCGGGCGGCCCGCCAAGCCGGGCTGCGTTCGGTCCGGGTGGACTGGGTGCATGCGGGTCTGGTCGAGGCTGCCCTGCCGCCGGCGTCCTTTGACCTGGTTTCGGCGCAGTACCCCGTACTCCTGCGGACTGACGGGAACGAAGCGGAACACTCGCTGCTTCGCGCCGTCGCGCCGGGCGGGGTTCTCCTGTGGGTGCACCATCCGCCGCCCACTGCGGAGGAAGCAAAGGCCCGCGGAATTGATCTTCACGAGTACGTGGGAGTTGCCGACGTGGCTGCACTGCTCGATGACGATTGGCGGATAGAGGTCGACGAAACCCGCCCACGGCACGTTGCCAGCGGTGCCGGGGCCCACCACACCGAGGATGTTGTGTTGCGCGCACGGCGGCTGCGCTAG
- a CDS encoding MOSC domain-containing protein, whose protein sequence is MPYEETPVGSVQALYRYPVKSTAGQALRASAVTDRGLQHDRRWAVYTDDGGIASGKRTRRFRPVPGLMQWSSSIEDSETAPLLLSPEGRQYRVDDPAASRALSAAFGRELTLRTETAVGHHDETPLHLVTTSSLAALEGLTGGAVDERRFRANIVIDTGSRLGFCEDEWVGAELVLGGEVLLRLGEGMPRCVMIDETQAGIAAQRKALKLLGTHHSTEFGLQAHVMRTGKLRVGDVVTLRRTLTA, encoded by the coding sequence ATGCCATATGAGGAAACGCCGGTAGGCAGCGTCCAGGCCTTGTACCGCTATCCGGTCAAGTCGACCGCGGGCCAGGCGCTGCGCGCCTCCGCCGTGACCGACAGGGGATTGCAGCATGACCGCCGATGGGCGGTTTACACCGACGACGGCGGCATCGCCAGCGGCAAGCGGACGCGGCGCTTCCGCCCCGTGCCCGGGTTAATGCAGTGGTCCTCCAGCATCGAGGACAGTGAAACTGCGCCGTTGCTGCTGAGCCCTGAGGGCCGTCAATATCGAGTCGATGATCCGGCCGCCTCCCGGGCGCTGAGCGCAGCCTTCGGCCGGGAACTGACCCTGCGGACCGAAACCGCTGTCGGGCACCATGACGAGACACCCCTGCACCTGGTGACAACGTCCTCACTTGCGGCACTCGAGGGCCTGACCGGTGGTGCGGTGGATGAGCGCCGTTTCCGCGCCAACATCGTCATCGACACCGGTTCCCGGCTAGGGTTCTGCGAGGACGAATGGGTCGGCGCCGAACTGGTTCTCGGAGGCGAGGTTCTTCTGCGACTGGGGGAGGGGATGCCGCGCTGCGTGATGATCGACGAGACGCAGGCCGGTATCGCGGCACAGCGCAAGGCGTTGAAGCTTCTCGGCACGCACCACTCCACGGAATTCGGGCTGCAGGCACATGTCATGCGGACCGGGAAGCTGCGGGTCGGAGACGTCGTTACCCTTCGCCGCACCCTGACCGCATGA
- a CDS encoding DnaJ C-terminal domain-containing protein: MASQDWVDKDFYKILGVPKDASDADIKKAYRKLARKYHPDQNQGDANSERMFKDLSEAYSVLSDAEERQQYDAIRAMGSGARFTAGGPQGAGGGAGGAGFEDIFGDLFGQTARGGGRRTTFNAGGSNIPPEFADLFGGGSGFGGGGFGAPPPTKGADRTASTTISFAGSINGTVIGLREPSGEVVEVRVPAGVKDGQKIRVRGKGQPGPAGAGDLMVTVHVTPHDFFTREGNNIRIHVPVSFPEAALGATIEVPTLTSDTVRLKVPAGTPSGRTLRVKGRGVHTSKGNGDLLVTIDVAVPTHLNKDAREAVEAFADATKGEDPRAGLAAKARL; the protein is encoded by the coding sequence TTGGCTAGTCAGGATTGGGTCGATAAGGACTTTTACAAGATTCTGGGTGTTCCCAAGGATGCGTCCGACGCCGACATCAAGAAGGCGTACCGCAAACTGGCGCGGAAGTACCATCCCGATCAGAACCAGGGCGACGCCAACTCCGAGCGCATGTTCAAGGACCTCTCCGAGGCGTATTCGGTCCTGTCCGATGCCGAGGAACGCCAGCAGTATGACGCCATCCGTGCCATGGGCAGCGGCGCCCGGTTCACTGCCGGCGGCCCCCAGGGTGCCGGCGGCGGTGCCGGCGGGGCGGGCTTCGAGGACATCTTCGGGGACCTGTTCGGCCAGACCGCACGCGGCGGCGGCCGGCGGACCACCTTCAACGCGGGCGGCAGCAACATCCCGCCCGAATTCGCCGACCTTTTCGGCGGCGGCAGCGGCTTCGGCGGCGGCGGTTTCGGTGCCCCGCCGCCCACCAAGGGTGCGGACCGGACGGCCAGCACCACCATTTCCTTTGCAGGGTCCATTAACGGAACCGTGATCGGCCTGCGCGAACCCAGCGGCGAAGTGGTGGAGGTCCGGGTCCCGGCCGGCGTCAAGGACGGCCAGAAGATCCGGGTGCGCGGCAAGGGCCAGCCCGGCCCCGCAGGCGCGGGGGACCTGATGGTCACCGTCCACGTCACCCCGCACGACTTCTTCACCCGCGAGGGCAACAACATCCGGATCCACGTTCCGGTCTCCTTCCCCGAGGCCGCCCTGGGTGCCACCATCGAGGTGCCTACCCTCACCTCCGACACCGTCCGGCTCAAGGTGCCCGCCGGAACACCGTCGGGACGCACCCTGCGGGTCAAGGGCCGCGGCGTGCACACCTCCAAGGGCAACGGGGACCTGCTGGTGACTATCGACGTCGCCGTGCCCACCCACCTGAACAAGGACGCCCGGGAAGCCGTCGAGGCATTCGCCGACGCGACCAAGGGCGAGGACCCCAGAGCCGGATTGGCAGCAAAAGCACGGCTGTAA